A window of Citrus sinensis cultivar Valencia sweet orange chromosome 7, DVS_A1.0, whole genome shotgun sequence contains these coding sequences:
- the LOC102617603 gene encoding putative disease resistance protein RGA1 encodes MVDAVVSVVLDQLISSAFEEAIERVRRVTAVKAEVDKLTSNLLAIKAVLSDAEQKQVKEKGIRHWLDQLKEASCDMEDVFDEWITASRRLQIKGIPQEKTVCSYFLVLYFLVLSCFGFKLRHDIAQKMKEINENLEGISKQKDRFDLHVTRSSEESVRTQSIASINLPDVRGRVEEKDTLKRKLLFESSEQQNAVQIISLIGMGGIGKTTLAQFVYNDNDVISNFEKRMWVCVSDPFDEYGIAKMIIAALEVPDRDLEDVKSLSFLLDKIEESITGKKFFLVLDDVWTEDYRKWEPFHNCLMKGSHGSKILVTTRKETVSIMMSCTDMITVTGLSTEDCWSLFESIAFFGKSSSEIGQLEAIGKSIVDKCKGLPLAVKTIGSLLRYKKTREQWQNILESEVWQIRELEEKLFAPLQLSYTDLPSEIKPCFTYCAVFSKDHSIKKDELINLWMAQGYIRSKCNEELEMIGEEYFNYLASRSFFQEFEKDDMGVVIGCKMHDITHDFAVYLTENECYSTDVNGIIKSLSSTPASQKKLRHLMLMLGHINASFSFAKLNAKKLRSLFIHSNHWVSSQELEDVFKQFTCLRALRICGENVWEIGNSKIPKAMKNLIHLRFLKLSWLRIKELPETCCELINLETLEINRCTRLKRLPQGMEKLMNLRHLIIMNHVYLEYMPRGIERLTGLRTLSEFVVGRTGGEHASKVCKLEALKGMNHLRGLLKIRMLGDLANVDEAKHVDLKEKKNLDRLELWFDNVGMPDENEENDEAITKVLQLPPNLEYLGILHYRGRSLIFPNWIESFNKLKKLLFIDCKKCESMPPLGQLPSLEVLTIWYMDSVERVGDEFLGIENSCLHGISSSSSSSLSTAFPKLKHLTIKGSKKWDEWYFAKEDITIMPQLNSLDISLCNNLKSLPDQILQSKTLENLTIEKCPILEVRFKKDTGEEWPKISHIPSIRIGHWYV; translated from the coding sequence ATGGTTGATGCGGTCGTTTCCGTTGTCTTGGATCAGCTGATTTCATCGGCTTTCGAAGAGGCAATAGAACGGGTGAGGCGCGTAACGGCTGTCAAAGCAGAAGTGGATAAGCTTACTAGCAATCTTCTAGCCATTAAAGCTGTGCTGAGTGATGCAGAGCAGAAGCAAGTGAAGGAGAAAGGTATCAGGCACTGGCTGGATCAGCTCAAAGAGGCATCCTGCGATATGGAGGATGTGTTTGATGAGTGGATCACTGCAAGCCGCAGACTCCAAATCAAGGGAATTCCTCAGGAGAAGACGGTATGTTCCTACTTTCTTGTTCTCTACTTTCTTGTTCTCTCTTGCTTTGGTTTCAAACTGCGTCACGACATTGCTcagaagatgaaagaaatcaatgaaaatttaGAGGGCATTTCCAAACAGAAAGATAGGTTTGACCTTCATGTCACTAGATCTTCTGAGGAATCTGTGAGGACGCAAAGTATTGCCTCAATTAATTTGCCTGATGTACGTGGTCGAGTTGAGGAAAAGGATACTCTCAAGAGGAAGTTGTTATTTGAGAGTAGTGAACAACAAAATGCCGTCCAAATCATCTCTCTCATAGGGATGGGCGGTATAGGAAAGACAACTCTTGCTCAATTTGTTTATAATGACAATGATGTGataagtaattttgaaaaaaggaTGTGGGTGTGCGTATCAGACCCTTTTGATGAGTATGGGATTGCAAAAATGATTATTGCAGCTTTAGAAGTTCCTGACCGTGATTTAGAAGATGTGAAGTCATTGAGTTTCCTTCTTGACAAAATAGAGGAGTCTATTACAGGGAAAAAGTTTTTTCTCGTCTTGGATGATGTGTGGACGGAGGATTACAGAAAATGGGAACCATTTCATAATTGTCTAATGAAAGGATCTCATGGAAGCAAGATTTTGGTTACCACTCGTAAGGAGACGGTTAGCATTATGATGAGCTGTACTGATATGATCACAGTTACGGGGCTGTCTACAGAAGATTGTTGGTCCTTGTTTGAAAGTATTGCTTTTTTTGGCAAATCATCTTCAGAGATTGGACAATTAGAAGCAATTGGTAAGAGTATCGTAGACAAGTGCAAGGGCCTGCCCCTTGCAGTCAAAACTATTGGGAGTCTCCTGCGGTATAAAAAAACTAGAGAACAATGGCAAAATATATTAGAGAGTGAGGTATGGCAAATAAGAGAGCTTGAAGAAAAACTTTTCGCTCCCCTGCAGTTAAGTTATACTGATTTGCCCTCTGAGATAAAACCATGTTTTACTTACTGTGCTGTCTTTTCAAAAGACCACAgtataaaaaaagatgaattgattaatttatggatggctcaaggttacatcAGGTCAAAATGTAACGAAGAGTTGGAAATGATTGGTGAGGAGTATTTCAATTACTTAGCCTCAAGATCTTTCTTTCAAGAATTTGAGAAAGATGACATGGGTGTTGTTATAGGATGTAAAATGCATGACATAACACATGATTTTGCAGTGTATCTCACTGAAAATGAATGTTATTCAACAGATGTTAATGgtattataaaatcattatcatcGACACCCGCTTCTCAAAAGAAACTTCGTCATTTGATGTTGATGCTAGGCCATATAAatgcttcattttcttttgccaAATTAAATGCTAAAAAGTTACGTAGTCTTTTTATTCATAGCAATCATTGGGTCTCTTCACAGGAGCTAGAAGATGTTTTCAAGCAATTTACTTGTTTAAGGGCGTTGAGGATATGTGGAGAGAATGTGTGGGAAATTGGAAATAGTAAAATACCAAAAGCGATGAAAAATTTGATACATTTAAGATTCCTTAAATTATCTTGGTTACGGATAAAAGAATTGCCAGAGACATGCTGtgagttaattaatttagaaaccTTAGAGATCAATAGATGTACTCGATTGAAAAGACTACCTCAAGGAATGGAAAAGTTGATGAATCTGAGACATCTAATCATCATGAATCATGTTTATTTAGAATACATGCCAAGGGGAATTGAGAGATTAACTGGTCTTCGGACACTGAGTGAGTTCGTTGTGGGTCGTACTGGTGGTGAACATGCTAGCAAAGTATGCAAGCTCGAAGCTCTGAAAGGCATGAATCACCTCCGAGGGTTGCTTAAAATTCGAATGTTGGGGGATTTGGCAAACGTTGATGAGGCTAAACATGTAGATCTCAAGGAAAAGAAGAATCTCGATCGTTTGGAATTGTGGTTTGATAACGTGGGGATGCCcgatgaaaatgaagaaaacgaTGAAGCAATTACTAAGGTATTACAGCTCCCTCCCAATTTGGAGTATTTAGGAATATTACATTATAGAGGCAGGTCGCTGATTTTTCCCAATTGGATAGAGTCATTTAACAAGTTGAAGAAGTTGTTGTTCATAGATTGCAAAAAGTGTGAGAGTATGCCTCCTTTGGgacaattgccatcccttgAAGTACTCACGATATGGTATATGGATAGTGTGGAAAGAGTGGGTGATGAATTTTTGGGAATAGAAAACAGTTGTTTACATGGCATAtcctcatcttcatcttcttcattatcTACCGCCTTTCCCAAATTGAAACATCTCACAATTAAGGGATCGAAAAAATGGGATGAGTGGTATTTTGCAAAAGAAGATATTACAATCATGCCGCAACTCAATTCCTTGGATATTAGCTTGTGTAACAACTTGAAGTCGCTGCCAGACCAAATTCTTCAAAGCAAAACACTGGAGAACTTGACGATTGAGAAGTGTCCAATTTTAGAAGTACGTTTTAAAAAGGACACAGGAGAGGAGTGGCCAAAGATCTCTCACATTCCAAGCATCCGAATTGGTCATTGGTATGTGTAA
- the LOC102619427 gene encoding UDP-glycosyltransferase 92A1-like, whose product MGSENEHIVMLPFMAHGHLIPFLALARQIHQSTGFKITIANTPLNIQYLQNTISCNNPNSSEKFNINLVELPFCSSDHGLPPNTENTENLSFDLIINFFASSQSLKTPLYNLLMGIKEKEGKPPICIITDIFFGWAVDVAKSAGTTNVTFSTGGGYGTLAYISLWLNLPHRKTNSDEFTLPGFPERCHFHITQLHKYLRMADGTDDWSKFMQPQISQSLKSYGMLCNTAEEIEPGALQWLRNYTKLPVWAIGPLLPQSYLKKSSSSAPSGSSIYNQHSGKKPGVNPEEIIEWLDLRDPGSVLYISFGSQNTISSSQMMALAIGLEASAKSFIWVIRPPIGFDLRGEFRSEWLPEGFEERIKEVKQGLLVRNWAPQLEILSHKSTGAFLSHCGWNSVIESLSQGVPVIGWPMAAEQAYNSKMLVEEMGVAVELTRGVQSTIVGHEVENVIEMVMDKAGKGQEMKEKAEKIGRQIRGSMIEDGEDRGSSLKGLDDFVRSILLRRQDQSV is encoded by the coding sequence ATGGGCAGCGAAAACGAGCACATAGTGATGCTACCATTTATGGCTCATGGCCATCTCATACCATTCTTAGCTCTAGCAAGGCAAATCCACCAAAGCACTGGCTTCAAAATAACCATTGCCAATACTCCTCTCAATATCCAATACcttcaaaataccatttcctGTAATAATCCCAATTCCTCAGAAAAATTCAACATCAATCTTGTTGAGCTCCCTTTCTGTAGCTCTGACCATGGCTTGCCACCGAACACTGAAAACACCGAGAACTTGTCTTTCGACCtaatcatcaatttttttgctTCATCACAAAGCCTCAAGACCCCATTATACAATCTTTTAATGGGCATCAAAGAGAAAGAAGGCAAGCCTCCAATTTGTATAATAACAGATATTTTCTTTGGATGGGCTGTGGATGTTGCAAAAAGTGCAGGTACTACTAATGTTACTTTTTCTACTGGTGGAGGTTATGGCACCTTAGCTTATATATCTTTGTGGCTTAATCTTCCTCACAGGAAAACAAACTCTGATGAGTTTACCCTGCCAGGGTTTCCTGAAAGATGCCATTTTCATATCACTCAGTTGCATAAGTATTTGAGAATGGCTGATGGTACTGATGATTGGTCTAAGTTTATGCAGCCACAGATATCACAGTCATTGAAGTCTTATGGGATGTTGTGTAATACTGCTGAAGAGATTGAACCTGGAGCATTGCAATGGCTTAGAAACTACACAAAGCTTCCTGTTTGGGCTATTGGACCTCTGCTTCCTCAATCTTATCTCAAGAAATCGTCCTCATCAGCACCTTCAGGTTCTTCAATTTACAATCAACATTCAGGGAAAAAACCTGGAGTAAATCCTGAGGAGATCATTGAATGGCTTGATTTACGCGATCCTGGCTCTGTTCTTTACATTTCATTTGGTTCACAAAACACAATAAGTTCATCCCAAATGATGGCACTGGCCATTGGTTTGGAAGCAAGTGCTAAATCTTTCATCTGGGTCATTAGGCCGCCTATTGGTTTTGACTTGAGAGGTGAATTTAGATCAGAATGGTTGCCTGAGGGATTTGAAGAAAGAATCAAAGAAGTTAAACAAGGTTTGTTGGTGAGAAACTGGGCACCCCAGTTGGAGATTTTGTCACACAAATCAACAGGAGCATTCTTGAGCCACTGTGGCTGGAATTCAGTGATAGAAAGTTTAAGCCAAGGAGTGCCAGTGATTGGTTGGCCAATGGCAGCAGAGCAGGCTTATAATTCAAAGATGCTTGTTGAGGAAATGGGGGTGGCTGTAGAGTTGACAAGAGGAGTTCAAAGTACGATTGTAGGACACGAGGTGGAAAATGTGATAGAAATGGTGATGGACAAGGCAGGGAAGGGGCAAGAAATGAAGGAGAAAGCTGAAAAAATTGGAAGGCAAATAAGGGGATCAATGATAGAGGATGGAGAAGACAGAGGATCCTCTTTAAAAGGATTGGATGATTTTGTTAGGTCCATTTTGTTAAGAAGACAAGATCAATCGGTGTAA